Proteins encoded by one window of Ignavibacteriota bacterium:
- a CDS encoding PAS domain S-box protein, whose product MKEKLENLSKKELIDKIKSLSKQIENSKKTKAETKDINAKNSAFFKQKNLDYYDIFNNSVQALYILDNKGSFIDVNKAAEKMYGYPRSHFRGKNAEFIAAPNRNDLQLVCHYVAEALKGNPQQFDFWGIRKMVKFFLKLFRCIK is encoded by the coding sequence ATGAAAGAGAAGCTTGAAAACCTTTCGAAAAAAGAGTTAATAGACAAAATTAAATCACTTTCAAAGCAAATTGAGAACTCAAAAAAAACAAAAGCAGAAACGAAAGACATCAATGCAAAAAACTCTGCCTTTTTCAAACAAAAAAACTTGGATTATTATGATATTTTCAACAACTCTGTTCAAGCATTATATATTCTAGATAATAAAGGTAGTTTTATTGATGTAAACAAAGCGGCAGAAAAAATGTACGGTTATCCGCGAAGTCATTTTAGAGGTAAAAATGCCGAATTTATTGCAGCGCCTAATAGAAATGATTTACAATTAGTTTGTCATTATGTAGCTGAAGCTCTTAAAGGTAATCCTCAGCAATTTGATTTTTGGGGAATTAGAAAAATGGTGAAATTTTTCCTAAAATTATTTCGGTGCATAAAATAA
- a CDS encoding efflux RND transporter periplasmic adaptor subunit produces MKKKQIITYAAVLIILLLIFLPKINFTSKNEDSKIADVEKKESVLADIKIIKPELLQDKIFSNGTLMGNEEVLLRSESSGKVTNILFEEGKRVKKGDLLLKINDAELQATLKKNILKLEFTKDKEFRSRQLLEKQLTSQQEYDVVLNELNTIKADIEFTNAQIAKTEIHAPFDGIVGLRSVSIGTYITPQTQVATLQSINPIKIDFAVPQKYYSEIKEGKAIEFTIPNINMNFNGRIYAVEPKIDQTTRTILVRAVAQNNNGVLLPGAYVEINIILNNISNAMLIPTDALVPDIEGEKVFLYENGKAVPQKVSTGIRTEKNIQIINGIENGDSVIVSGIIQLRPNSQIKIKSII; encoded by the coding sequence ATGAAAAAAAAACAAATTATTACCTATGCCGCAGTATTGATAATTTTATTATTGATTTTCCTTCCAAAGATTAATTTTACGAGCAAAAATGAAGATAGTAAAATAGCTGATGTTGAAAAGAAGGAATCGGTCTTAGCGGATATTAAAATTATCAAACCGGAATTATTGCAGGACAAAATTTTTTCGAATGGAACCCTAATGGGAAATGAAGAAGTTTTGCTCAGAAGCGAATCTTCCGGAAAAGTAACAAATATACTTTTTGAAGAAGGGAAAAGGGTAAAAAAAGGCGATCTGCTCTTAAAGATTAATGACGCAGAATTGCAGGCTACGCTTAAGAAAAATATTTTAAAATTAGAATTTACCAAGGATAAAGAATTTCGTTCCAGACAGCTTTTGGAAAAACAGCTTACAAGTCAACAGGAATACGATGTAGTCTTGAACGAATTAAATACAATTAAAGCTGATATAGAATTCACAAATGCACAAATTGCCAAAACTGAAATACACGCGCCGTTCGATGGTATTGTCGGATTGCGTTCCGTAAGTATTGGAACATACATTACACCTCAAACTCAAGTTGCAACATTACAAAGTATAAATCCAATTAAAATAGATTTTGCAGTTCCTCAAAAATATTACAGCGAAATTAAAGAAGGCAAAGCAATAGAATTTACAATACCTAATATTAATATGAATTTTAACGGAAGAATTTATGCCGTTGAACCGAAAATCGATCAAACTACAAGAACAATATTAGTTAGAGCAGTTGCTCAAAATAATAATGGAGTTCTTTTGCCCGGTGCTTATGTTGAAATTAACATTATTCTAAATAATATATCCAATGCAATGCTTATTCCAACCGATGCGCTTGTGCCCGATATTGAAGGTGAGAAGGTATTTTTATATGAAAACGGGAAGGCAGTTCCGCAAAAAGTATCAACCGGAATTAGGACTGAAAAAAATATTCAAATAATTAATGGAATTGAAAATGGTGATTCTGTAATAGTTTCTGGAATTATTCAGTTAAGACCAAATTCGCAAATCAAAATTAAATCTATAATTTAA
- a CDS encoding efflux RND transporter permease subunit, whose amino-acid sequence MSLSSISIRRPVLAIVMSIVIILFGLIGYTYLGIREYPSIDPPIISVAVTYVGANADVVESQITEPLEEQINGIAGIRSLTSVSRDGRSDITVEFDINVDLETAANDVRDRVSRAQRNLPADVDPPIVAKADADAVPIVFLNVKSNTRTLLELSDIALNTFKERLQTISGVSQVMIWGEKRYSMRLWMDPAKLAAYNITPLDIRNSLNKENIELPSGIIEGNNTELTVRTLGRLIKVEDFDNLTIKEDNGAIVRFKDVGFAELYPENDKSILRRDGIPMVGVVLIPQPGANYIEIADEFYKRIDQIKKDLPADIELGIGFDVTKYIRNSISEVKETILIAFVLVILIIFLFLRDWRTTLIPIIAIPVSLIGTFFIMYIAGFSINVLTLLGIVLAIGIVVDDAIIVLENIYRKVEENINPIEAGIKGTSEIFFAIISTTISLVAVFLPIMFLQGITGRLFVEFGVVIAGAVVISSFVALTLTPMLSSRILKHNKSQNWFYNKTEPFFKSLEIGYKNLLASFMNKRWLAIVIMVITFGMIFILGANLQSELAPIEDRGELRIESKMPEGTSYELMDRYIMQTLNMLQDSIKESDAMISLTGGGGRGTNAGFVRITLVDPKKRNKSQQEIAEKITYMMKDLSDARSFVIQSQSISTRRGGLPVEYVIKAPNFESLKEVVPKFLNEAQDDPTFANVDVNLKFSKPEIVVEINRTKARQLGISALDIAQTLQLAYSGQRFGFFVMNGKQYQVIGQVLKENRNKPLDLSSLYVRNVRGELIQLDNLITLKEKSSPPQLFRFNRYVSATVSASLVPGKTIQDGISAMDRIADKVLDDRFSTSLEGASKDFKESSSSLLFTFLLALILIYLTLAAQFESFRDPLIIMFTVPLAIAGAVFALWYFNQTMNIFSQIGQIMLIGLVTKNGILIVEFANQKKAQGLNTIDAVIEAARLRLRPILMTSLSTILGTLPIALALGAGSEARVSMGIAVIGGLIFSTGLTLFIVPAIYSYLSDKKKTVSNVTAEKSLEDLLNIEDEDLLVTK is encoded by the coding sequence ATGAGTTTATCATCAATAAGTATTCGTCGTCCGGTTCTTGCAATTGTTATGTCTATTGTTATTATTTTATTCGGCTTAATTGGATATACGTATTTAGGAATTCGTGAATATCCGAGTATTGATCCGCCAATAATTAGTGTTGCCGTTACATATGTTGGGGCAAATGCCGATGTTGTGGAATCTCAAATTACAGAACCTTTAGAAGAACAAATTAACGGTATTGCCGGAATTAGATCATTAACTTCTGTAAGCAGAGACGGAAGAAGCGATATTACTGTGGAATTTGACATAAATGTCGATTTAGAAACTGCCGCTAATGATGTTAGAGATAGAGTATCTAGAGCCCAAAGAAATCTGCCTGCTGATGTTGATCCGCCAATTGTCGCAAAAGCAGATGCGGATGCCGTTCCAATAGTTTTTTTAAATGTTAAAAGTAATACAAGAACTTTGTTGGAATTATCAGATATTGCTTTAAATACCTTTAAAGAAAGACTTCAAACAATTTCAGGCGTAAGCCAAGTAATGATTTGGGGCGAGAAAAGATATTCAATGCGTTTGTGGATGGATCCGGCTAAACTTGCGGCATATAATATAACGCCGCTGGATATAAGAAATTCATTGAATAAAGAAAATATTGAACTGCCTTCGGGAATTATTGAAGGAAATAATACCGAATTGACAGTTAGAACATTAGGTCGTTTGATTAAAGTTGAAGATTTTGACAATCTTACAATTAAAGAAGATAACGGCGCAATTGTAAGATTTAAAGATGTAGGTTTCGCGGAATTATATCCCGAAAATGATAAATCAATTTTAAGACGCGATGGAATTCCAATGGTTGGTGTTGTTCTAATTCCTCAACCCGGCGCAAACTACATCGAAATCGCCGATGAATTCTACAAAAGAATTGATCAAATTAAAAAAGACTTACCAGCTGATATTGAATTGGGAATTGGTTTTGACGTAACCAAATATATAAGAAATTCAATTTCCGAAGTTAAGGAAACTATACTGATTGCATTCGTTTTAGTAATTTTAATTATCTTTTTGTTTTTAAGGGATTGGAGAACTACATTAATTCCTATAATCGCAATTCCGGTTTCACTAATTGGAACATTCTTTATTATGTACATTGCCGGCTTTTCAATCAATGTATTAACTTTGTTGGGGATTGTTCTTGCAATTGGAATAGTAGTTGATGACGCGATAATTGTTTTGGAAAATATTTATAGAAAAGTTGAAGAAAATATAAATCCGATAGAAGCAGGAATAAAAGGAACATCTGAAATATTTTTTGCTATTATCTCTACAACAATTTCATTGGTGGCGGTTTTTCTTCCAATTATGTTTTTGCAGGGAATTACAGGAAGACTGTTTGTTGAATTTGGAGTTGTAATTGCCGGCGCTGTTGTAATTTCTTCGTTTGTTGCTCTTACATTAACTCCAATGTTAAGCTCGCGTATATTAAAACATAATAAAAGCCAGAATTGGTTTTACAATAAAACAGAACCTTTCTTTAAATCGCTCGAGATCGGTTATAAAAATCTGCTTGCTTCATTTATGAATAAAAGATGGCTTGCTATTGTAATTATGGTAATTACATTCGGTATGATTTTTATATTAGGCGCAAATCTTCAATCCGAACTTGCGCCGATTGAAGACAGAGGCGAATTAAGAATAGAAAGTAAAATGCCGGAAGGTACATCGTATGAATTGATGGACAGATATATAATGCAGACGTTAAACATGCTTCAGGATTCCATCAAAGAATCAGATGCAATGATCTCACTAACCGGAGGTGGAGGACGCGGAACAAATGCAGGTTTTGTAAGAATAACTTTGGTTGATCCTAAAAAAAGAAATAAATCCCAACAAGAAATTGCTGAAAAAATTACATATATGATGAAAGACTTAAGCGACGCAAGATCATTCGTTATTCAAAGTCAGTCAATTTCTACCAGGAGAGGCGGACTTCCTGTAGAATATGTAATCAAAGCTCCTAATTTTGAATCGCTGAAAGAAGTTGTGCCAAAGTTTTTAAATGAAGCTCAAGATGATCCTACATTTGCAAACGTTGACGTTAATCTAAAATTCAGTAAACCTGAAATTGTTGTTGAGATTAATAGGACAAAAGCCCGCCAATTGGGAATTTCCGCTTTAGATATTGCTCAAACTTTGCAGCTGGCTTATAGCGGACAAAGATTCGGTTTTTTTGTTATGAATGGAAAACAATATCAAGTAATCGGGCAAGTTCTAAAGGAAAATAGAAATAAACCTTTAGATCTGTCTTCACTTTATGTTAGAAATGTTAGAGGTGAATTGATTCAATTAGATAATTTAATAACGCTTAAAGAAAAAAGCAGTCCGCCGCAATTATTCCGATTTAACCGATATGTAAGCGCTACGGTTTCGGCGAGTTTAGTTCCAGGAAAAACAATTCAAGACGGAATTTCTGCAATGGACAGAATTGCCGATAAAGTTCTTGATGATAGATTTTCTACATCTTTAGAAGGCGCGTCAAAAGATTTTAAAGAAAGTTCTTCAAGTTTACTGTTTACTTTTCTGTTAGCATTGATTTTAATTTACTTAACACTTGCCGCGCAGTTTGAAAGTTTTAGAGATCCTTTGATTATAATGTTTACCGTTCCGCTTGCTATTGCCGGCGCAGTTTTTGCGCTATGGTATTTTAATCAAACTATGAATATATTCAGTCAAATTGGACAGATCATGCTAATTGGACTTGTAACCAAAAACGGAATATTAATTGTTGAATTTGCCAACCAGAAAAAAGCTCAAGGACTTAATACAATCGATGCCGTAATTGAAGCGGCAAGACTAAGACTTCGTCCGATATTAATGACGAGCCTTTCAACAATATTAGGTACTTTGCCAATTGCCCTGGCGCTTGGCGCTGGATCCGAAGCAAGAGTTTCTATGGGAATAGCGGTTATTGGCGGATTGATATTTTCGACTGGATTAACTTTGTTTATTGTTCCGGCAATTTATTCATATTTATCCGATAAGAAAAAAACTGTAAGCAATGTAACAGCAGAAAAGAGTTTAGAAGATTTACTAAATATTGAAGACGAAGACCTTTTGGTTACCAAATAA
- a CDS encoding RNA methyltransferase, translated as MLKNDIKYLSKLLQKKYRTSEGKFIVEGRRLIEEGIKSKFNCHSIYITEEFKDNFPEFTKLINNNKIPLTILNKKDIEKISSTESPQGIAAVFEIPKNEEKIYDENVVVCLDNISDPGNVGTILRTCAWFGIKAVLLSKDCAELYNPKVLRSSMGGVFNLNIFENVDLQIEIQSLKSLNYKIYLADMNGTDYRNVNFEKKTAIIFSSEAFGPTKEIANLSDIKITIPPKGNIESLNVSAAAAIILSKI; from the coding sequence ATGTTAAAAAACGATATAAAATATTTAAGCAAACTTTTGCAGAAAAAGTATAGAACTTCCGAAGGAAAATTTATTGTTGAAGGCAGAAGATTAATTGAAGAAGGTATAAAAAGTAAATTTAATTGCCATTCTATTTATATAACCGAAGAATTTAAAGACAATTTTCCCGAATTTACAAAGCTTATTAACAATAATAAAATTCCGCTGACAATTTTAAATAAAAAAGATATTGAAAAAATTTCATCTACTGAAAGTCCCCAAGGCATTGCCGCGGTTTTTGAAATTCCAAAAAATGAGGAAAAAATTTACGATGAAAATGTAGTTGTGTGTTTAGATAATATTTCCGATCCGGGAAATGTCGGAACAATTTTAAGAACTTGTGCATGGTTTGGAATTAAGGCTGTTCTGTTAAGCAAAGATTGTGCGGAGCTGTACAATCCGAAAGTTTTAAGATCAAGTATGGGTGGCGTGTTTAATCTTAATATTTTTGAAAATGTAGATTTACAAATCGAAATTCAAAGTTTGAAATCGCTGAATTATAAAATTTATCTTGCGGACATGAATGGAACTGATTATAGAAATGTAAACTTTGAAAAAAAAACGGCAATAATTTTTTCAAGTGAAGCCTTTGGTCCTACTAAGGAAATCGCGAATCTTTCCGATATAAAGATCACTATTCCGCCAAAAGGAAATATTGAATCGTTAAATGTTTCTGCGGCCGCAGCAATTATACTTTCAAAAATTTAG
- a CDS encoding DinB family protein, with protein sequence MKKYFENLFEFNSWANDKVIEKIMLLNSSEDEIIKLMSHIISAQDTWLERIKGKQNYSIDIWEIFTIQELQILSDNSSKSWKKFIKKINASDMEKICIYKNSKRKIFNNQFHDIFTHVINHSSYHRAQINLLLKSKNIGPAEIDYILFEREKLNF encoded by the coding sequence ATGAAAAAATATTTTGAAAATCTTTTTGAATTTAATTCATGGGCAAACGATAAAGTTATTGAAAAGATAATGCTGCTTAATAGCTCTGAAGATGAAATTATAAAATTAATGAGTCATATTATTTCGGCTCAAGATACATGGCTTGAAAGAATAAAAGGCAAACAAAATTATTCAATAGATATTTGGGAAATTTTCACTATACAAGAATTGCAGATATTATCCGATAACAGTTCTAAATCATGGAAAAAATTTATAAAAAAAATTAATGCTTCAGATATGGAAAAAATTTGTATTTACAAAAATTCAAAAAGGAAGATTTTTAATAATCAGTTTCATGATATTTTCACTCATGTTATAAATCATTCGTCCTATCACAGAGCGCAAATTAATTTATTACTAAAATCAAAAAATATAGGACCCGCAGAAATTGATTACATTTTATTTGAAAGAGAAAAACTAAATTTTTGA
- a CDS encoding T9SS type A sorting domain-containing protein — protein MKKFAIVIFIIFGNTLYSQKFSTLPEFPTETDIIEITFNISEMTRKDLSDYSGTIYTHTGLNTNLGSWLHVIGSWGNNNTQPSLTKVSDNVYKLTISNPRDYYSLNNTNEHITSLNFVLRSADGTKQTEDLFIPIYEAGLNIKIIEPQSLHIYPLSGEEIPIKITSNDADSLKLFLNNELISSTAGDTLTQTIVADGTGRQWIKFIAVGNNETYADSIYFIIRENLTIEELPENIHTGINYIDGSTVTLAIFAPHKKFIYAIGDFNNWEFDPAESTDWEFNPKYYFKITPDSSIFWLTLENLNVNQEYRFQYLVDGNLKIADPYSDKILEEEDDQISNETYPDLVSYPYDKTNFSVSVFQTSQTSFDWEANNYQRPNKNNLLIYELLVRDFVSSHNYKTLIDTLDYLQKLGINAVELMPVNEFEGNESWGYNPSFYFAPDKYYGTKNDLKNFIDECHKRDIAVIMDIVLNHMYGRSSFVRLYASGDYGPVTAENPWFNLTSPNPVYSWGFDLNHESIETQKLVDRVTNYWLSEFKFDGFRFDFTKGFTNKTGDGNGFDQSRIDILKRMSDKIWETDSNAYVILEHFAPDSEEKILTDYGMMVWGNLNYAYNEATMGYNENDKSNFSRISYKSRGFTKPNLVGYMESHDEERLMYKNIQYGNANGNYIIKDTTTALSRIKLAASFFILVPGPKMIWQFEELGYDYSIEYNGRVGNKPIKWDYFENIDRKSLFKTFSSLNYLKRNFNIFSTSNFTISANTFTKRILFDTDTMKVIIIGNFDVFDKSINPEFTNNGIWYDFFNNDSINVTNTLSTKNLKPGEYHIYSTKKLINIWQDTTPQDTTKIPENIELKQNYPNPVHKKTKITYSIPENISTDQVLVSLKVYDILGKEIASLVNYKQPSGIYEVNFNAENLASGIYFYTLKVSDFYETKKMILIK, from the coding sequence ATGAAAAAGTTTGCAATTGTAATTTTTATAATTTTCGGCAATACATTATACTCACAGAAATTTTCCACATTACCGGAATTTCCTACAGAAACGGATATTATTGAGATCACTTTTAATATTAGTGAAATGACAAGAAAAGACCTTTCAGATTATAGCGGAACAATTTATACTCACACCGGACTAAATACAAACTTGGGATCTTGGCTTCACGTTATAGGTTCATGGGGAAATAATAATACTCAACCTTCATTAACCAAAGTTTCCGATAATGTTTATAAATTGACGATAAGCAATCCAAGAGATTATTACAGTTTAAACAATACCAATGAGCATATCACTTCTTTGAATTTTGTATTAAGAAGCGCCGATGGAACAAAACAAACAGAAGATCTGTTCATTCCAATTTATGAAGCGGGATTAAATATAAAAATTATTGAACCTCAGTCGCTGCATATTTATCCATTATCAGGCGAGGAAATACCGATTAAAATAACATCTAACGATGCAGACAGCTTAAAGTTATTTTTGAATAATGAACTTATTTCATCAACGGCAGGTGATACTTTAACTCAAACAATTGTCGCCGATGGCACGGGAAGGCAGTGGATTAAATTTATCGCTGTTGGAAATAATGAAACCTATGCGGATTCTATTTATTTCATAATTAGAGAAAATCTTACAATTGAAGAATTGCCTGAAAATATTCACACTGGGATAAACTATATTGACGGCAGTACAGTAACTCTTGCAATTTTTGCTCCTCATAAAAAGTTTATTTACGCGATAGGCGATTTTAATAACTGGGAGTTTGATCCGGCTGAATCAACTGACTGGGAATTTAATCCGAAATATTATTTTAAAATTACTCCTGATAGTTCAATCTTTTGGCTTACTTTAGAAAATCTGAATGTTAATCAAGAATATAGATTTCAATATTTAGTTGACGGGAATTTAAAAATTGCCGATCCTTATTCCGATAAAATTCTTGAAGAAGAGGATGATCAAATAAGCAATGAAACTTATCCAGACTTAGTTTCTTATCCTTACGATAAAACAAACTTTTCAGTGTCCGTATTTCAAACTTCTCAAACTTCTTTTGACTGGGAAGCAAATAATTATCAACGACCAAATAAAAACAATCTATTAATATATGAATTGCTTGTAAGAGATTTTGTTTCGTCTCATAATTATAAAACATTGATAGATACATTGGATTATCTTCAAAAATTAGGAATAAACGCCGTTGAACTTATGCCGGTTAATGAATTTGAAGGAAATGAAAGCTGGGGTTATAATCCTTCATTTTACTTTGCGCCGGATAAATATTACGGAACAAAAAACGACTTGAAAAATTTTATTGATGAATGCCATAAACGAGATATAGCGGTTATTATGGATATTGTCTTAAATCATATGTATGGAAGATCATCATTTGTAAGATTATATGCTTCAGGAGATTATGGTCCGGTAACAGCGGAAAATCCTTGGTTCAATTTAACTAGTCCTAATCCCGTTTATTCATGGGGATTTGATTTGAACCACGAAAGTATTGAAACACAAAAATTAGTTGATAGAGTTACAAATTACTGGCTTTCTGAATTTAAATTCGACGGATTTAGATTTGATTTTACAAAAGGATTTACGAATAAAACCGGTGACGGAAACGGTTTCGACCAATCAAGAATAGATATATTAAAAAGAATGTCTGATAAAATTTGGGAAACCGATTCAAATGCTTATGTTATTTTGGAACATTTTGCGCCAGACAGCGAAGAGAAAATATTGACCGATTACGGAATGATGGTTTGGGGAAATTTAAATTATGCTTATAATGAAGCAACTATGGGATATAACGAAAACGATAAATCAAATTTCAGCAGAATATCTTATAAGAGCCGGGGATTTACAAAACCAAATTTGGTTGGATATATGGAAAGTCATGATGAAGAGAGACTTATGTATAAAAATATTCAATACGGAAACGCAAACGGAAATTATATTATTAAAGATACAACCACTGCATTAAGTAGAATTAAACTCGCGGCTTCGTTTTTCATACTTGTACCCGGTCCAAAAATGATATGGCAGTTTGAAGAGTTGGGTTATGATTACAGCATCGAATATAACGGCAGAGTTGGGAATAAACCAATAAAATGGGATTACTTTGAAAACATAGATCGTAAAAGTCTATTTAAAACTTTTTCATCTCTCAACTATTTAAAAAGAAATTTTAATATTTTTTCGACATCAAATTTTACTATTTCCGCAAACACTTTCACAAAAAGAATTCTTTTTGACACCGACACGATGAAAGTAATAATAATTGGAAACTTTGATGTATTTGATAAATCTATAAATCCCGAGTTTACTAATAACGGTATTTGGTATGATTTTTTTAATAATGATTCTATAAATGTCACAAATACTTTATCTACAAAAAATTTAAAACCTGGCGAATATCATATTTACTCGACTAAAAAACTTATAAATATTTGGCAGGATACAACTCCGCAGGATACTACTAAAATACCTGAAAATATTGAACTGAAACAAAATTATCCCAATCCTGTTCATAAGAAAACAAAAATAACTTATTCAATTCCTGAAAATATTTCAACCGATCAAGTTTTGGTTTCATTGAAAGTATATGATATTTTGGGTAAGGAAATTGCTTCATTGGTAAATTATAAACAGCCTTCGGGAATTTATGAAGTAAATTTCAATGCTGAAAATTTAGCGTCCGGAATTTATTTTTATACATTAAAAGTCTCTGATTTTTACGAAACAAAAAAAATGATCTTAATAAAGTAA
- a CDS encoding HU family DNA-binding protein yields the protein MAFKLEVTKKTANAFIDELASLIAVNAKKTFTLPGVGKFSTGKTKKRNGRNPSTGQAIVIPAKNKVKFKVGKALQDAVFPTK from the coding sequence ATGGCTTTTAAATTGGAAGTAACTAAAAAAACAGCTAATGCTTTTATTGATGAACTTGCAAGTCTTATTGCTGTTAACGCAAAGAAAACTTTTACATTACCAGGAGTTGGAAAATTTTCTACCGGTAAAACTAAAAAAAGAAACGGAAGAAACCCATCAACCGGTCAAGCTATAGTAATTCCAGCTAAGAATAAAGTTAAATTCAAAGTTGGTAAAGCTTTACAAGATGCAGTGTTTCCAACAAAATAA
- the ypdA gene encoding YpdA family putative bacillithiol disulfide reductase: MIQNFDIAIVGAGPIGLACAIEAKKNNLSHILIEKGCLVNSIYNYPTNMIFFSTSERLEIGDVPFISHGIKPTRSEALEYYRRVKDKWNLNVKTYEQVDQINRSENSFNIITDKSEYCASKVIIAIGFYDHPNLMNIPGEELTKVKHYYHEPHPYSYEKIAIIGGGNSAVDVALETFRRGAQVSMIIKGNALEKNVKYWVRPDIENRIKDGDIKAYFNSTLKIIKEKDIVINTPNGEVKLKNNFVLAMTGYKPDYEFLKKIGIKFSNKEFKIPKFNSKTYETNIKGLYLAGVVCGGMNTSKWFIENARVHAPQIMKHILKNI; the protein is encoded by the coding sequence ATGATTCAAAATTTTGATATCGCGATTGTCGGCGCAGGTCCAATTGGTTTAGCGTGTGCTATTGAAGCTAAAAAAAACAATCTATCTCACATTTTAATTGAAAAAGGCTGTTTAGTAAATTCAATTTACAATTATCCTACAAATATGATTTTCTTTTCAACATCTGAAAGATTGGAAATCGGCGATGTTCCTTTTATTTCACACGGAATAAAACCAACAAGATCTGAAGCTCTTGAATATTATAGAAGAGTTAAAGATAAATGGAATTTAAATGTAAAAACTTATGAACAAGTCGATCAAATAAATAGATCGGAAAACAGTTTTAATATTATAACGGATAAAAGTGAATATTGTGCAAGCAAAGTAATTATTGCCATCGGCTTTTATGATCATCCTAATTTAATGAATATTCCGGGCGAAGAACTGACTAAGGTTAAGCATTATTACCATGAGCCGCATCCGTATTCTTATGAAAAAATTGCTATTATCGGAGGCGGCAATTCGGCTGTTGACGTTGCACTTGAAACTTTTAGAAGAGGCGCTCAAGTATCAATGATAATTAAAGGCAATGCGTTGGAAAAGAATGTAAAGTATTGGGTAAGACCTGATATTGAAAACAGAATAAAAGATGGAGATATAAAAGCATATTTTAATTCGACATTGAAAATAATTAAGGAAAAAGATATTGTAATAAATACTCCCAATGGTGAAGTAAAATTAAAGAATAATTTTGTTTTGGCAATGACCGGCTATAAACCCGATTATGAGTTTCTCAAAAAAATCGGAATTAAATTTTCCAATAAAGAATTTAAAATTCCCAAATTCAACAGTAAGACTTACGAAACAAATATTAAAGGTTTATATCTTGCGGGAGTTGTTTGCGGCGGAATGAACACAAGCAAATGGTTTATTGAAAATGCAAGAGTTCATGCTCCGCAAATAATGAAACATATTTTGAAGAATATTTAA